A genomic segment from Streptomyces antibioticus encodes:
- a CDS encoding response regulator: MADGEQPGPDNPIRVFLLDDHEVVRRGVHDLLNDEPDITVVGEAANVQQALVRVPALRPQVAVLDVRLPDGDGVTVCRELRSQMPELACLMLTSFDDEEALLDSIMAGASGYVLKQIQGSDLVSAVRTVAAGQSLLDPSATARLMARLRQSQEPEPEPDALPGLTEREREILALIGEGLTNRQIGQRLYLAEKTVKNHISRLLAKLGVERRIQAAVIATQAQDRLRQEGH; this comes from the coding sequence ATGGCGGACGGCGAGCAGCCCGGTCCCGACAACCCGATCCGGGTCTTCCTCCTGGACGACCACGAGGTGGTACGGCGCGGGGTGCACGACCTGCTGAACGACGAACCGGACATCACCGTCGTCGGCGAGGCCGCCAACGTCCAGCAGGCCCTGGTCCGGGTGCCCGCGCTGCGTCCGCAGGTCGCGGTCCTCGACGTCCGGCTGCCCGACGGCGACGGGGTGACCGTGTGCCGGGAGCTGCGCTCGCAGATGCCGGAGCTGGCCTGTCTGATGCTGACCTCGTTCGACGACGAGGAGGCCCTGCTCGACTCGATCATGGCGGGCGCGTCCGGATACGTGCTGAAGCAGATCCAGGGCTCCGACCTGGTCTCCGCCGTGCGCACGGTGGCCGCCGGGCAGTCCCTCCTGGACCCCAGCGCCACCGCCCGGCTGATGGCCCGGCTGCGCCAGAGCCAGGAGCCGGAGCCCGAGCCCGACGCGCTGCCCGGTCTGACCGAGCGGGAGCGGGAGATCCTGGCCCTCATCGGGGAGGGCCTGACCAACCGCCAGATCGGCCAGCGCCTCTACCTCGCCGAGAAGACCGTCAAGAACCACATCTCCCGACTGCTCGCCAAGCTCGGCGTGGAGCGGCGCATCCAGGCCGCCGTCATCGCCACCCAGGCCCAGGACAGGCTCCGGCAGGAAGGGCACTGA
- a CDS encoding Acg family FMN-binding oxidoreductase, protein MPSRLDDGTVVALVADATAAPSMHNAQPWRFRRATGERRLLLYADLERAMPHSDPDDRALHIGCGAALFNLRVAAAHAGLVPETRLLPEPGDPLLLAAVDLAGPDPAAGRLPDDELARLHPAIRERHTSRHPFADKEVPEELRATLREAAVREGAELLFPGAWHAETVLDLVRDAENRDVMNPEVNEDVVRWTRLGPEADTAVDGVPEYAFGPRERDGKAPQRDFAGRRKVADRGTTSFEHTPHLALLSTPGDRPADWLRAGQAMERVLLEATLADLATSLTSHALEDRELRLLARDPGAGTGLVQMVLRIGYGPRGPVTPRRPVTDVLDIV, encoded by the coding sequence ATGCCATCGCGACTCGACGACGGGACGGTGGTGGCCCTGGTGGCGGACGCCACCGCGGCCCCGTCCATGCACAACGCGCAGCCGTGGCGGTTCCGCCGTGCGACCGGCGAGCGCCGCCTGCTGCTGTACGCCGACCTGGAGCGGGCCATGCCGCACTCCGACCCCGACGACCGGGCGCTGCACATCGGCTGCGGCGCGGCGCTGTTCAACCTCCGCGTCGCCGCCGCGCACGCCGGCCTGGTCCCGGAGACCCGGCTGCTGCCCGAGCCGGGGGACCCGCTGCTGCTCGCCGCCGTGGACCTGGCCGGCCCCGACCCGGCCGCCGGGCGGCTGCCCGACGACGAGCTGGCGCGGCTGCACCCCGCGATCCGGGAGCGGCACACCAGCCGGCACCCCTTCGCCGACAAGGAGGTGCCCGAGGAACTGCGGGCCACGCTGCGGGAGGCCGCCGTACGGGAGGGCGCCGAGCTGCTGTTCCCCGGCGCCTGGCACGCCGAGACCGTGCTCGACCTGGTGCGCGACGCGGAGAACCGCGACGTGATGAACCCCGAGGTCAACGAGGACGTGGTGCGCTGGACCCGGCTCGGCCCGGAGGCGGACACCGCCGTCGACGGCGTCCCCGAGTACGCCTTCGGGCCGCGCGAACGGGACGGCAAGGCCCCCCAGCGGGACTTCGCCGGACGCCGGAAGGTGGCCGACCGCGGCACCACCTCCTTCGAGCACACCCCGCACCTGGCCCTGCTCAGCACCCCCGGCGACCGCCCCGCCGACTGGCTGCGCGCCGGCCAGGCCATGGAGCGCGTCCTGCTGGAGGCCACCCTGGCCGACCTGGCCACCTCCCTGACCTCGCACGCCCTGGAGGACCGCGAGCTGCGCCTGCTGGCCCGCGACCCGGGCGCGGGCACGGGCCTGGTGCAGATGGTGCTGCGCATCGGCTACGGCCCCAGGGGCCCGGTCACGCCGCGCCGCCCGGTGACGGACGTCCTCGACATCGTGTGA
- a CDS encoding cupin domain-containing protein — protein MTVTVISDLAAELTVPEDGTLSRVLYRDDRLRVVGFAFATGQELTEHTSALPVVIQVVRGRLDLVLGEEKTEAVPGSWIRLPARLPHSVRAVEPSVMLLTMLPEAGAPPAA, from the coding sequence ATGACCGTCACCGTGATCAGCGACCTGGCCGCCGAACTGACCGTGCCCGAGGACGGCACGCTCAGCCGCGTCCTGTACCGCGACGACCGGCTGCGCGTGGTCGGCTTCGCCTTCGCCACCGGCCAGGAACTCACCGAGCACACGTCCGCCCTGCCCGTGGTCATCCAGGTCGTCCGGGGCCGGCTCGACCTCGTCCTGGGCGAGGAGAAGACCGAGGCGGTGCCGGGGAGCTGGATCCGTCTGCCGGCGCGGCTGCCGCACAGCGTGCGCGCCGTCGAGCCCAGCGTGATGCTGCTGACGATGCTGCCCGAGGCCGGGGCGCCCCCGGCGGCGTGA
- a CDS encoding class I SAM-dependent methyltransferase, translated as MASTNPSAGPRHTPLPGAGLDAARMPGHWLLARLGKRVLRPGGVELTRWMLDTAGIGPRDRVVELAAGLGATARLTLARGPAAYTAVDRDPAAVATLGALAAPGPTEVRAVRSDAADTGLPGGTATVVYGEAMLTMQPEPAKRRVVREARRLLDGTAGRYAVHELCLLPDGLDPAHAELIAADLKDALHVGARPLTPTGWRELLAAEGFTVTARRTAPMALLEPRRLVADEGLLPALRIAGRALRDPAVLRRVRQMRRVFRRHGAHLGAICLIAVPTPPEP; from the coding sequence ATGGCATCGACGAATCCCTCGGCCGGACCGAGGCACACCCCCCTCCCCGGCGCCGGGCTCGACGCCGCCCGGATGCCCGGACACTGGCTGCTCGCCCGGCTGGGCAAGCGGGTGCTGCGCCCCGGCGGTGTGGAGCTGACCCGGTGGATGCTGGACACCGCGGGCATCGGCCCCCGGGACCGGGTGGTGGAGCTGGCCGCCGGGCTCGGGGCCACCGCCCGGCTGACCCTCGCCCGCGGCCCCGCCGCCTACACCGCCGTCGACCGCGACCCCGCCGCCGTGGCCACGCTCGGCGCCCTCGCCGCCCCCGGCCCCACCGAGGTGCGGGCCGTACGCTCGGACGCCGCGGACACCGGGCTGCCGGGCGGCACGGCCACCGTCGTCTACGGCGAGGCGATGCTGACGATGCAGCCCGAACCGGCCAAGCGGCGCGTCGTACGGGAGGCGCGCCGGCTCCTCGACGGCACCGCCGGCCGGTACGCCGTCCACGAACTGTGTCTGCTGCCCGACGGGCTGGACCCCGCGCACGCCGAGCTGATCGCCGCGGACCTCAAGGACGCCCTCCACGTCGGCGCCCGCCCCCTGACGCCGACCGGCTGGCGCGAACTCCTCGCCGCCGAGGGGTTCACCGTCACCGCCCGCAGAACCGCGCCGATGGCGCTGCTCGAACCGCGGCGGCTCGTCGCCGACGAAGGGCTGCTCCCCGCCCTGCGGATCGCCGGACGGGCGCTGCGCGACCCGGCCGTCCTGCGCCGCGTACGGCAGATGCGCCGCGTCTTCCGTCGGCACGGCGCCCATCTGGGCGCGATCTGCCTGATCGCCGTTCCCACCCCGCCCGAGCCCTGA
- a CDS encoding vitamin K epoxide reductase family protein encodes MSHGPALAPDGTTDARRPRAVGASRRTGWAMVLTGAVGWLASFQLTVDDWRLLRDPGYRPACNLSPVVSCGSVMSSPQGSVFGFPNMLLGLGAFAAVTALGVTVLCGARLPRRLWLALDAGALVGVAFAHWLIGQSLYELNKLCPYCAVVWIVTIGLFWYVTLHCLEQGVVPAPRGLLEVVRDTHWMLLVTWYAVIALLVLTRFWPYWSSLL; translated from the coding sequence ATGAGTCACGGACCCGCGCTCGCTCCGGACGGCACCACGGACGCCCGGCGCCCGCGCGCGGTGGGCGCGAGCCGTCGGACGGGCTGGGCGATGGTCCTCACCGGGGCCGTCGGCTGGCTCGCCTCCTTCCAGCTCACCGTGGACGACTGGCGGCTGCTGCGCGATCCCGGCTACCGCCCGGCCTGCAACCTCAGTCCCGTCGTGAGCTGCGGCAGCGTGATGTCCAGCCCGCAGGGCAGCGTGTTCGGCTTCCCCAACATGCTGCTCGGGCTGGGCGCCTTCGCCGCCGTGACCGCGCTGGGCGTCACCGTGCTCTGCGGGGCGCGGCTGCCCCGCCGGCTGTGGCTCGCGCTCGACGCCGGGGCACTGGTCGGCGTGGCCTTCGCGCACTGGCTGATCGGGCAGTCGCTCTACGAGCTGAACAAGCTCTGCCCGTACTGCGCCGTCGTCTGGATCGTCACCATCGGCCTGTTCTGGTACGTGACCCTGCACTGCCTGGAACAGGGCGTCGTCCCCGCGCCCCGGGGTCTCCTGGAGGTCGTGCGCGACACCCACTGGATGCTGCTCGTCACCTGGTACGCGGTGATCGCCCTGCTCGTCCTCACCCGTTTCTGGCCGTACTGGAGCAGCCTGCTCTGA
- the narI gene encoding respiratory nitrate reductase subunit gamma, translating to MNSTSDLLLWVAVPYVCLAVFAVGHVWRYRQDQFGWTSRTSQLLEHRWLRWGSPLFHLGAFMVIAGHVVGLAVPDTWTEAVGITEHTYHTTAVWAGSVAGVAMVAGLGMLCARRLLTRRIRLGTDRSDKLLFPLLTATVLLGITATAAHNVFGPGYDYRETVSVWFRGLFVLRPRPEAIADAPFLFQAHALTACLLFAAWPFTRLVHVWSAPIGYLARPYLVYRRRTAPAAATAPTSAPKAGGRTGRAA from the coding sequence ATGAACAGCACGTCCGACCTGCTCCTGTGGGTCGCCGTCCCCTACGTCTGCCTGGCCGTGTTCGCCGTCGGACACGTCTGGCGCTACCGGCAGGACCAGTTCGGCTGGACCTCCCGCACCAGCCAGCTCCTCGAACACCGCTGGCTGCGCTGGGGCAGCCCGCTGTTCCACCTGGGCGCCTTCATGGTGATCGCCGGTCATGTCGTCGGCCTCGCCGTGCCCGACACCTGGACCGAGGCCGTCGGCATCACCGAGCACACCTACCACACCACCGCCGTGTGGGCCGGTTCGGTCGCGGGCGTCGCCATGGTCGCGGGCCTCGGCATGCTGTGCGCCCGCCGGCTGCTGACCCGCCGGATCAGGCTCGGCACCGACCGCAGCGACAAGCTCCTCTTCCCGCTGCTCACCGCCACCGTCCTGCTGGGCATCACCGCCACCGCCGCCCACAACGTCTTCGGCCCCGGCTACGACTACCGGGAGACCGTCTCCGTCTGGTTCCGCGGCCTGTTCGTGCTCCGGCCCCGGCCCGAGGCCATCGCCGACGCCCCGTTCCTCTTCCAGGCACACGCCCTGACCGCCTGTCTGCTCTTCGCCGCCTGGCCGTTCACCCGGCTGGTCCATGTGTGGAGCGCCCCCATCGGCTACCTGGCCCGGCCGTACCTGGTCTACCGGCGGCGCACCGCACCGGCCGCCGCCACCGCCCCGACGTCCGCCCCGAAGGCCGGGGGCCGCACCGGGCGGGCCGCATGA
- the narJ gene encoding nitrate reductase molybdenum cofactor assembly chaperone gives MSPLPATIPALVRTRVRAAVRRPARLTPEETASRALTLRLVSLLLQYPDAELVSARDELGTVVAALPDTPAAGHLARFTDWFAAQDAEALERHYVETFDLRRRSGLYLTYYLHGDTRRRGMALLTLNQRYRAAGWVTDGGELPDHLPVVLEFAALAGPGGGEAPLRQHRRGLELIHTALTDAGSPYRHVLAALIGLLPPPTEADREAVARLVAEGPPEEEVGLDPYGAHGAYGPDGAHGPYGSPGPYGSYGNGEFAPPGTFVPPTPARPTEGPR, from the coding sequence GTGAGCCCGCTCCCCGCCACCATCCCCGCCCTGGTCCGCACCCGTGTCCGCGCCGCCGTGCGCCGCCCGGCCCGGCTCACCCCGGAGGAGACGGCGAGCCGCGCGCTGACCCTGCGGCTGGTGTCCCTGCTCCTCCAGTACCCCGACGCCGAACTGGTCTCCGCCAGGGACGAGTTGGGCACCGTGGTGGCGGCGCTGCCGGACACGCCCGCGGCCGGGCATCTGGCCCGGTTCACCGACTGGTTCGCCGCGCAGGACGCCGAGGCGCTGGAGCGGCACTACGTCGAGACGTTCGACCTGCGCCGCAGGAGCGGCCTCTACCTCACCTACTACCTGCACGGCGACACCCGCCGCCGGGGCATGGCCCTGCTCACCCTCAACCAGCGCTACCGGGCCGCCGGTTGGGTCACCGACGGCGGGGAACTGCCCGACCACCTCCCGGTCGTCCTGGAGTTCGCCGCCCTGGCGGGCCCGGGCGGCGGCGAGGCGCCGCTGCGTCAGCACCGGCGCGGACTGGAGCTGATCCATACGGCGCTGACCGACGCCGGCTCCCCGTACCGGCACGTCCTGGCCGCGCTGATCGGCCTGCTGCCGCCGCCCACCGAGGCGGACCGCGAGGCGGTGGCCCGGCTGGTGGCGGAGGGTCCGCCGGAGGAGGAGGTCGGACTCGACCCCTACGGAGCCCACGGAGCCTACGGACCTGACGGCGCCCACGGCCCCTACGGGTCCCCCGGCCCTTACGGGTCCTACGGGAACGGGGAGTTCGCCCCGCCGGGCACGTTCGTGCCGCCCACCCCGGCCCGCCCCACGGAAGGTCCCCGATGA
- the narH gene encoding nitrate reductase subunit beta, which produces MRVMAQVAMVMNLDKCIGCHTCSVTCKQTWTNRTGVEYAWFNNVETKPGVGYPRRYEDQEQWKGGWMLDRRGRLVLRSGGRIKRLLSLFSNPDLPSIEDYYEPVTYDYDNLVSAPAQEDMPVARPRSVLTGRPTAITWGANWEDGLGGAPEHAGGDPNLSGEWARKVKFEFEQTFLFHLPRLCEHCLNPACVSACPSGAMYKRVEDGIVLVDQDRCRGWRMCVTACPYKKVYVNHATGKAEKCTFCFPRIEAGQPTVCSETCVGRLRYLGLLLYDADRVGEAAATPDERDLLDAQRGVFLDPHDPEVRAAARESGIPEDWLDAARRSPVHDLVARYRVALPLHPEYRTLPMVWYVPPLSPVLDAVDAAGGDQDDPDHVFAAVTRLRIPLEYLAELFTAGDTDVVGGVLMKLTALRSYMRERTLGESGDEAVLKAVGLTPREAEDLHRLLAVAKYQDRYVVPAAHKEDAAALTAMENRCPVETSGDTGPRKVMLGIPALRRDTTAGGRK; this is translated from the coding sequence ATGCGTGTCATGGCCCAGGTGGCGATGGTGATGAACCTCGACAAGTGCATCGGCTGCCACACCTGTTCGGTCACGTGCAAACAGACGTGGACCAACCGCACCGGCGTCGAGTACGCCTGGTTCAACAACGTCGAGACCAAGCCCGGTGTCGGCTACCCCCGCCGCTACGAGGACCAGGAGCAGTGGAAGGGCGGCTGGATGCTCGACCGGCGCGGACGGCTCGTCCTGCGCTCCGGCGGGCGGATCAAGCGCCTGCTGTCCCTGTTCTCCAACCCCGACCTGCCGTCGATCGAGGACTACTACGAGCCGGTCACCTACGACTACGACAATCTCGTCAGCGCCCCCGCCCAGGAGGACATGCCCGTCGCCCGGCCCCGCTCCGTCCTCACCGGCCGGCCCACCGCCATCACCTGGGGCGCCAACTGGGAGGACGGCCTGGGCGGCGCGCCCGAGCACGCCGGCGGCGACCCCAACCTCAGCGGGGAATGGGCGCGGAAGGTGAAGTTCGAGTTCGAGCAGACCTTCCTCTTCCATCTGCCCCGCCTGTGCGAGCACTGCCTCAACCCGGCCTGTGTGTCGGCCTGTCCGTCCGGCGCGATGTACAAGCGGGTCGAGGACGGCATCGTCCTGGTCGACCAGGACCGCTGCCGCGGCTGGCGGATGTGCGTGACGGCGTGCCCGTACAAGAAGGTCTACGTCAACCACGCCACCGGCAAGGCCGAGAAGTGCACCTTCTGCTTCCCGCGCATCGAGGCCGGGCAGCCGACCGTCTGCTCCGAGACCTGCGTGGGCCGGCTGCGCTACCTCGGTCTGCTCCTCTACGACGCCGACCGGGTCGGCGAGGCCGCCGCCACCCCGGACGAGAGGGACCTCCTCGACGCCCAGCGCGGCGTCTTCCTCGACCCGCACGACCCCGAAGTGCGGGCCGCCGCACGGGAGTCCGGCATTCCCGAGGACTGGCTGGACGCCGCCCGCCGCTCCCCCGTGCACGACCTGGTGGCCCGCTACCGGGTGGCGCTGCCGCTGCACCCGGAGTACCGCACGCTGCCCATGGTCTGGTACGTGCCGCCGCTCTCCCCCGTCCTCGACGCCGTCGACGCGGCGGGCGGCGACCAGGACGACCCCGACCATGTCTTCGCCGCCGTCACCCGGCTGCGGATCCCGCTGGAGTATCTGGCGGAGCTGTTCACCGCCGGGGACACCGACGTGGTCGGCGGAGTGCTGATGAAGCTCACCGCCCTGCGCTCGTACATGCGGGAGCGCACCCTCGGCGAGAGCGGCGACGAGGCCGTGCTGAAGGCCGTCGGTCTCACCCCGCGCGAGGCGGAGGACCTGCACCGGCTGCTCGCCGTCGCCAAGTACCAGGACCGGTACGTCGTCCCCGCCGCCCACAAGGAGGACGCCGCCGCGCTGACCGCGATGGAGAACCGCTGCCCGGTCGAGACGTCCGGCGACACCGGACCCCGCAAGGTCATGCTCGGCATCCCCGCCCTGCGCCGCGACACCACCGCCGGAGGCCGCAAGTGA
- a CDS encoding nitrate reductase subunit alpha: MENDQNARRPRPRTGTDWPLTARRLLTRGEVSADGRAVFGTGDPKWEGFYRDRWAHDKVVRSTHGVNCTGSCSWMVYVKDGIITWEHQATDYPSIGADCPEYEPRGCPRGASFSWYTYSPSRVRYPYVRGALLKLWREARKRLGDPVAAWAEITSDPAKARAYKRARGKGGLVRADWDEVAELVAAAQVHTVKEYGPDRVAGFSPIPAMSMASFAAGARFHSLIGGTLLSFYDWYADLPVASPQVFGDQTDVPEAADWWNAGYLIMWGSNIPVTRTPDAHFLTETRYNGTKVVAVSPDYADNVKHADEWVSPHPGTDGALAMAMGHVILREFLVDREVPYFQDYLRKFTDAPFLVALREHAGGALVPGGFLTAADLGRDTEHAESKTVLLDSATGEPVVPNGSLGFRWGEAEPGRWNLDLDGITPELSLLERAEDTVTVALPRFDEGGTEGGSVMVRGVPVREVGGRLVTTVFDLMLAQYGVKRPGLPGSWPSSYEDASEPYTPAWQETITSVPAAQAARIAREFARNAERTKGRSMIALGAGTNHWFHSDTIYRAFLALVTMTGCQGVNGGGWAHYVGQEKVRPVTGQQHLSFAFDWQRPTRHMAGTSYWYLNSDQWRYEAFGPDELASPLGEGRFAGKGFADCLAQAVRLGWTPGHPGFDRNPLDLTDEAARAGRPVAEHIVDELTSGRLRFAVEDPDNPANFPRVLTVWRANLLGSSGKGNEYFLRHLLGADAAVRSEETPPEQRPQDVVWRDEAPEGKLDLLVCMDFRMTSTGLLADVVLPAATWYEKDDLSSTDMHPFVHAFTPAIAPPWQARTDYDTFLTIADRFSELAAEHLGTRTDVLAVPLLHDTPDELAQPGGVVRDWKAGECAPVPGRTMPKLVVVERDYAAIGQKMRAVGPLLDTLGTTTKGITVHPDREIEELRHRNGTVRDGIAAGRPSLATASDMCEAILALSGTTNGRLATEGFREMERRTGSEGLVALAAEREAERITFADTRTQPRSVITSYEWSGSETGGRRYSPFVINTEHLKPWHTLTGRQHFFVQHDWMTELGEQLPVYRPPLNTPRHYGDEHLHEGDRAEVTVRYLTPHSKWSIHSNYQDNKYMLDLSRGGPTVWMSTADAEKIGVKDNEWIEAYNRNGVVAARAVVTHRMPEGTVYMYHAQDRTVNVPKTEVGGKRGGIHNSLTRLLLKPTHLAGGYAQFTYAFNYYGPTGNQRDEVTVIRRRAQNVEY; the protein is encoded by the coding sequence ATGGAGAACGATCAGAACGCCCGCCGACCGAGGCCGCGCACCGGTACGGACTGGCCGCTGACCGCCCGCCGGCTGCTGACGCGGGGCGAGGTGTCGGCCGACGGACGCGCCGTGTTCGGCACGGGCGACCCGAAGTGGGAGGGCTTCTACCGGGACCGGTGGGCGCACGACAAGGTGGTGCGTTCCACGCACGGCGTGAACTGCACCGGCTCCTGCTCGTGGATGGTGTACGTCAAGGACGGCATCATCACCTGGGAGCACCAGGCGACGGACTATCCGTCGATCGGCGCGGACTGCCCCGAGTACGAGCCGCGCGGCTGCCCGCGCGGTGCGTCGTTCTCCTGGTACACGTACTCGCCGAGCCGGGTCCGCTACCCGTATGTGCGGGGCGCGCTGCTGAAGCTGTGGCGCGAGGCCCGCAAGCGGCTGGGCGATCCGGTGGCGGCCTGGGCGGAGATCACCTCCGACCCGGCGAAGGCGCGCGCGTACAAGCGGGCCCGCGGCAAGGGCGGGCTGGTGCGGGCCGACTGGGACGAGGTCGCCGAGCTGGTCGCGGCGGCGCAGGTGCACACGGTCAAGGAGTACGGCCCGGACCGCGTCGCGGGCTTCTCGCCGATCCCGGCGATGTCGATGGCGTCCTTCGCGGCCGGGGCCCGGTTCCATTCGCTGATCGGCGGGACCCTGCTGTCGTTCTACGACTGGTACGCGGATCTGCCGGTCGCCTCGCCGCAGGTCTTCGGCGACCAGACCGACGTCCCGGAGGCGGCGGACTGGTGGAACGCGGGCTATCTGATCATGTGGGGTTCCAACATCCCCGTCACCCGCACCCCGGACGCCCACTTCCTGACCGAGACCCGTTACAACGGCACCAAGGTGGTGGCGGTCAGCCCCGACTACGCCGACAACGTCAAGCACGCCGACGAGTGGGTCTCACCGCACCCGGGCACGGACGGGGCGCTGGCGATGGCCATGGGGCATGTGATCCTGCGCGAGTTCCTCGTCGACCGTGAAGTCCCCTACTTCCAGGACTACTTGCGCAAGTTCACCGACGCGCCGTTCCTGGTGGCCCTGCGGGAGCACGCCGGGGGCGCGCTGGTCCCGGGCGGGTTCCTGACCGCCGCCGATCTCGGACGGGACACCGAGCACGCCGAGTCCAAGACGGTGCTGCTCGACTCGGCCACCGGTGAGCCGGTGGTCCCGAACGGCTCGCTCGGCTTCCGGTGGGGGGAGGCCGAGCCGGGCCGCTGGAACCTCGATCTGGACGGCATCACACCGGAGTTGAGCCTGCTCGAACGGGCCGAGGACACGGTGACCGTGGCGCTGCCCCGCTTCGACGAGGGCGGCACGGAGGGCGGCTCGGTGATGGTCCGGGGCGTGCCGGTCCGCGAGGTCGGCGGGCGCCTGGTGACCACGGTGTTCGATCTGATGCTGGCGCAGTACGGCGTGAAGCGGCCCGGGCTGCCGGGCAGTTGGCCGTCGTCGTACGAGGACGCGTCCGAGCCGTACACCCCGGCCTGGCAGGAGACGATCACCTCGGTGCCGGCCGCGCAGGCGGCCCGGATCGCCCGGGAGTTCGCCCGCAACGCCGAGCGCACCAAAGGCCGTTCGATGATCGCGCTGGGCGCGGGCACCAACCACTGGTTCCACTCGGACACCATCTACCGGGCGTTCCTGGCGCTGGTGACGATGACCGGCTGCCAGGGCGTGAACGGCGGCGGCTGGGCGCACTACGTGGGGCAGGAGAAGGTCCGTCCGGTGACCGGGCAGCAGCATCTGTCGTTCGCGTTCGACTGGCAGCGGCCGACCCGGCACATGGCGGGCACCTCCTACTGGTATCTGAACTCCGACCAGTGGCGCTACGAGGCGTTCGGGCCGGACGAGTTGGCCTCGCCGCTGGGTGAGGGCCGGTTCGCGGGCAAGGGGTTCGCGGACTGTCTGGCGCAGGCCGTGCGGCTCGGCTGGACGCCCGGCCATCCCGGCTTCGACCGCAACCCGCTCGATCTGACGGACGAGGCGGCGCGCGCGGGCCGCCCGGTCGCCGAGCACATCGTGGACGAACTGACGTCGGGCCGGCTGCGGTTCGCCGTCGAGGATCCCGACAACCCGGCCAACTTCCCGCGCGTGCTGACCGTGTGGCGGGCCAACCTGCTGGGCTCGTCGGGCAAGGGAAACGAGTACTTCCTGCGCCATCTGCTGGGCGCCGACGCGGCCGTGCGCTCCGAGGAGACCCCGCCCGAGCAGCGGCCCCAGGACGTGGTGTGGCGGGACGAGGCGCCCGAGGGCAAGCTCGACCTGCTGGTCTGCATGGACTTCCGGATGACGTCGACCGGCCTGCTCGCCGACGTCGTCCTGCCGGCGGCCACCTGGTACGAGAAGGACGACCTGTCGAGCACGGACATGCACCCCTTCGTGCACGCCTTCACCCCGGCCATCGCCCCGCCCTGGCAGGCCCGTACCGACTACGACACCTTCCTCACGATCGCCGACCGGTTCAGCGAGCTGGCCGCGGAGCACCTGGGCACGCGGACCGACGTCCTGGCGGTGCCGCTGCTGCACGACACCCCCGACGAACTCGCCCAGCCGGGCGGTGTGGTGCGGGACTGGAAGGCCGGCGAGTGCGCGCCGGTGCCGGGGCGGACCATGCCGAAGCTGGTCGTCGTCGAACGGGACTACGCGGCGATCGGGCAGAAGATGCGGGCCGTCGGTCCGCTCCTCGACACCCTGGGCACCACGACCAAGGGCATCACCGTCCACCCGGACCGGGAGATCGAGGAACTGCGGCACCGCAACGGCACCGTCCGGGACGGGATCGCCGCCGGACGGCCGTCGCTGGCGACCGCCTCCGACATGTGCGAGGCGATCCTCGCCCTGTCCGGCACCACCAACGGCCGGCTGGCCACCGAGGGCTTCCGCGAGATGGAACGGCGGACCGGCAGCGAGGGGCTCGTCGCACTGGCCGCCGAACGGGAGGCCGAGCGGATCACCTTCGCCGACACCCGCACCCAGCCCCGCTCGGTGATCACGTCCTACGAGTGGTCGGGCAGCGAGACCGGCGGCCGCCGCTACTCGCCGTTCGTCATCAACACCGAGCACCTCAAGCCCTGGCACACCCTCACCGGCCGCCAGCACTTCTTCGTCCAGCACGACTGGATGACCGAACTCGGCGAGCAACTCCCCGTCTACCGGCCGCCGTTGAACACGCCCCGGCACTACGGCGACGAGCACCTGCACGAGGGGGACCGCGCGGAGGTCACCGTGCGCTATCTGACCCCGCACTCCAAGTGGTCCATCCACTCCAACTACCAGGACAACAAGTACATGCTCGACCTGTCCCGCGGCGGCCCCACGGTCTGGATGTCCACCGCCGACGCCGAGAAGATCGGCGTCAAGGACAACGAGTGGATCGAGGCGTACAACCGCAACGGCGTCGTCGCCGCCCGGGCCGTGGTCACCCACCGGATGCCGGAGGGCACCGTGTACATGTACCACGCCCAGGACCGCACCGTGAACGTGCCGAAGACCGAGGTCGGCGGGAAGCGCGGCGGTATCCACAACTCCCTGACCAGGCTCCTGCTCAAGCCCACCCATCTCGCGGGCGGCTACGCGCAGTTCACCTACGCCTTCAACTACTACGGCCCCACCGGCAACCAGCGCGACGAGGTCACCGTGATCCGCCGCCGCGCGCAGAACGTCGAGTACTGA